One Oryza glaberrima chromosome 10, OglaRS2, whole genome shotgun sequence DNA segment encodes these proteins:
- the LOC127753003 gene encoding uncharacterized protein LOC127753003 — MKKKSCHGRATHDPQHGLSKIAGESTKHQQGNISGSQAAAAAKSKPWKKRYLTFLSKFQNKMKKHKKPDNIKAHHTRSHKTRSILLSSSQIMEECSNLVQVIRHTAADCFAAAATAVAAAVDYEEDDHHQPYMQLDQVNYGVMKREAFGPVYLVT; from the exons atgaagaagaagagttGCCATGGGAGGGCTACTCATGATCCTCAGCATGGTCTTTCCAAG ATAGCAGGTGAATCAACAAAGCATCAGCAAGGCAACATTTCAGGTTcccaagctgctgctgctgcgaagAGCAAGCCATGGAAGAAGAGATACCTGACCTTCCTGTCAAAGTTTCAGAACAAGATGAAGAAGCACAAGAAACCTGACAACATCAAGGCTCATCATACCAGGAGCCACAAAACCCGCAGCATTCTCCTCTCCAGCAGCCAGATCATGGAGGAATGCAGCAACCTTGTCCAGGTGATCCGGcacaccgccgccgactgcttcgccgccgcggcgacggcggtggcggcggcggtggactaCGAGGAGGATGATCATCATCAGCCTTACATGCAGCTTGACCAGGTGAACTATGGAGTGATGAAAAGGGAGGCATTTGGCCCTGTTTACCTGGTCACATAG
- the LOC127753049 gene encoding pumilio homolog 23 produces the protein MVCFGSKALRRKGDKQRCLPEGDIDYSLPMRRGRKDKSEKPRKGGSSSSNRPSAEKAKHGRKKSGDGKKSKGHGKGCHSDSSIEMNPGHMKNDNTLLPSKASKPVTNVLRKRVDPETAKYFLEISNLFDNKEIDLEERATICANALEETKGKELELATDGPISHTLQVLVEGCELEQLCVFLHNSIESFHIIAVDKFGSHVAEAALKSLATHLEDESSRGIIEDILIRICKVIAGDAANVMSSCYGSHVLRTLLCLCKGVPLQSLQDFHTTKRSAVLAERLSCGSTRSGGSDPKNQGCGFSDIFKSFVREMLQNAKDDIASLVTDKNSSLVLQTALKLSAGDDHELNYIISILLGFDEDDTAQKKDRSEQKNEIIALLEDTAYSHLLEVIVEVAPEELRNNMLTGTLKGALFAISSHHCGNYVVQALVASAKTSDQMEQIWDELGSRINELLELGKAGVVASILAACQRLETKRLESSQVLSAALSSNSESSDSIVAHMLFLENYLHQKSSWEWPLGAKMSVLGCLMLQSILQYPHQYIRPYVASLLAMDDNKILQISKDSGGSRVLEAFLCSSATAKRKFKVFAKLQGHYGEIAMNPSGSFLVEKCFTASNFSHKEAIVVELLAVQTELSRTRHGFHLLKKLDVDRYSRRPDQWRASQTSKETTQREFQVEFGLSSKGAGQNIEELLTSRSPSKKRKQKDKTDVTTEDASTNKQDLSHVGKTKRIKSEKTTCEKESSNKKPTNEDSGTSMAFLKNSAKRKSPGFLSDKPSFKRQKHHKPNAGNSSGKMFVRDSAGTPFVRNSGKQKRSIAELADLAGKEKLSASEVRKLLKTEMPGKS, from the exons ATGGTTTGTTTTGGGTCAAAGGCTCTTCGACGGAAGGGTGACAAACAAAGGTGTTTGCCTGAGGGAGATATTGATTACAGCTTACCGAtgaggagaggaaggaaggaTAAGAGTGAGAAGCCTCGAAAAGGGGGTTCTAGTTCAAGCAACAGACCTTCAGCTGAGAAAGCTAAAcatgggaggaagaagagtggGGATGGGAAGAAGAGCAAAGGGCATGGGAAGGGCTGCCATTCAGATAGTTCCATAGAGATGAATCCTGGCCATATGAAGAATGATAATACATTACTGCCCTCCAAGGCATCAAAGCCAGTAACAAATGTTCTCAG GAAAAGGGTTGATCCAGAAACTGCAAAGTACTTTTTGGAGATTTCTAACCTATTTGACAATAAGGAAATTGATTTGGAGGAGCGTGCAACTATATGTGCCAATGCATTAGAAGAAACTAAAGGGAAAGAGCTTGAACTTGCTACTGACGGTCCAATAAGCCACACTTTGCAGGTTCTTGTAGAAGGTTGTGAATTGGAGCAGCTATGTGTGTTCCTTCACAATTCCATCGAATCTTTTCATATTATTGCCGTCGATAAATTTGGATCACACGTGGCTGAAGCAGCTCTCAAGTCTCTAGCAACACATCTTGAAGATGAGTCCTCCAGGGGCATTATAGAAGATATATTGATTAGGATATGCAAG GTCATTGCTGGAGATGCTGCTAATGTGATGTCAAGCTGCTATGGATCACATGTGTTACGGACACTTCTTTGTCTTTGTAAGGGAGTTCCCTTGCAATCACTGCAAGACTTCCACACTACAAAGAGATCTGCAGTTCTCGCTGAGAGATTAAGTTGTGGTTCAACTCGATCAGGTGGAAGCGATCCCAAGAACCAAGGATGTGGGTTTTCAGACATTTTTAAGTCTTTTGTCAGGGAAATGCTGCAAAATGCAAAAGATGATATTGCGAGTTTAGTAACTGACAAAAACAGTAGCCTTGTGTTACAG ACTGCACTTAAATTATCAGCTGGTGATGATCATGAATTGAATTATATAATATCAATTCTTCTTGGTTTTGATGAGGATGACACTGCACAGAAAAAAGATCGTAGTGAACAAAAGAATGAAATTATTGCTTTACTTGAAGATACTGCTTACAGCCATCTCTTGGAG GTCATCGTGGAGGTTGCCCCTGAGGAACTGCGCAACAATATGCTGACAGGTACTCTTAAGGGTGCACTATTTGCGATCTCATCTCACCACTGTGGTAACTATGTGGTGCAAGCCTTGGTAGCATCAGCTAAAACCTCAGACCAG ATGGAGCAAATTTGGGATGAACTTGGTTCCAGAATCAATGAGTTGCTTGAACTAGGGAAAGCGGGGGTTGTAGCTTCTATCTTAGCGGCATGCCAAAGGCTCGAAACAAAACGCCTTGAG AGTTCCCAAGTTCTTTCTGCAGCATTAAGTTCAAATTCTGAATCTTCTGATAGCATTGTTGCACATATGCTTTTTCTTGAGAACTACCTCCACCAGAAATCATCCTGGGAATGGCCTCTTGGTGCAAAGATGAGTGTCCTGGGTTGCCTGATGCTGCAATCAATTCTGCAATACCCACAT CAATATATTCGACCATATGTTGCAAGTTTGCTGGCTATGGATGATAACAAGATCCTCCAAATTTCCAAGGATTCAGGAGGTAGCCGTGTTCTTGAGGCTTTTCTATGTTCTAGTGCTACTGCAAAGCGGAAATTTAAAGTTTTTGCAAA GTTGCAAGGCCACTATGGAGAGATTGCTATGAATCCTTCTGGTTCATTCTTAGTTGAGAAGTGCTTTACTGCCAGTAATTTTTCTCATAAAGAGGCTATTGTGGTTGAGCTGTTGGCTGTGCAAACTGAACTTTCTAGGACAAGACATGGGTTCCACTTGTTAAAGAAGTTGGATGTAGACAG ATATTCAAGGCGACCTGATCAGTGGAGGGCCAGCCAAACATCGAAGGAAACTACTCAGAGAGAATTTCAAGTGGAGTTTGGCTTGAGCAGTAAAGGCGCTGGGCAGAACATTGAAGAACTTCTCACTTCTCGAAGTCCTTCCAAGAAGCGTAAACAGAAAGACAAGACTGATGTTACTACTGAAGATGCAAGTACCAACAAGCAGGATTTATCCCACGTAGGCAAAACCAAGAGGATAAAGTCCGAGAAGACAACTTGTGAGAAAGAATCAAGCAACAAGAAACCCACGAACGAAGATTCTGGGACCAGCATGGCATTCCTGAAGAACTCTGCCAAGAGGAAATCACCAGGCTTCCTTTCAGACAAACCAAGTTTCAAAAGGCAAAAACATCATAAACCCAATGCTGGCAATTCCTCTGGCAAGATGTTCGTTCGGGACAGTGCTGGCACACCATTTGTCAGGAATAGCGGCAAACAGAAACGGTCGATCGCCGAGCTTGCTGATCTGGCTGGTAAGGAGAAACTGTCTGCGAGTGAAGTGCGCAAACTTCTTAAGACTGAAATGCCTGGCAAGAGCTAG
- the LOC127752698 gene encoding protein STRUBBELIG-RECEPTOR FAMILY 7-like: MAAWARAWPLVFLALCCCSWTQRRILVAATTDANDVTVLNALFTSLNSPGQLRGWQVNGGDPCGASWQGITCSGSSVTVIKLPSLGLSGNLAYNMNTMESLVELDMSQNNLGGGQNIQYNLPNKKLERLNLAGNQFAGNVPYSISTMPKLKYLNLNHNQLQGNMTDVFSNLPSLSTLDLSFNSLTGDLPQSFTSLSSLKTLYLQNNQFTGSINVLANLPLDNLNVGNNRFTGWIPNELKKINSLQTDGNSWSTGPAPPPPPFTAPPPSRNRKKSPGRHSNGSGSSSSSGGNSGLRAGAIAGIIVALLVIGAAVAFFLIKRKRKGTRQEHVEQRQPFNSYPSNEVKDVKPIPESTKIEVEPLPSPVAVSLKPPPKIERNQSFDDDDDDFSNKPVAKKSNSASVKATVYSVADLQMATDSFNMDNLVGEGTFGRVYRAQFSDGKVLAVKKLNSTVLPSQSSDDFFDLVSNISKLHHPNLNELVGYCMEHGQHLLVYDFHRNGSLHDMLHLPDEYSKPLSWNSRVKIALGSARALEYLHEICSPSIIHKNFKSSNILLDTEFNPHVSDAGLASNVPDSEFQASDQGSGYSAPEVDMTGQYTLKSDVYSFGVVMLELLTGRKPFDSARLRTEQSLVRWATPQLHDIDALDRMVDPALKGLYPAKSLSRFADVIALCVQPEPEFRPPMSEVVQALVRLVQRANMTRRMIDGEEGSRRPDDQDQEFV, from the exons atGGCGGCCTGGGCAAGGGCATGGCCGCTCGTCTTCCTCGCCTTGTGCTGCTGTTCTTGGACACAGCGGCGAATCTTGGTTGCTGCGACCACTGACGCCAATGATG TTACTGTCCTCAATGCGCTATTCACCAGCCTCAATTCGCCGGGGCAGCTGCGCGGTTGGCAGGTGAATGGCGGTGACCCGTGTGGCGCCTCATGGCAGGGCATCACCTGCTCCGGATCATCAGTCACAGTAAT TAAATTGCCGAGCTTGGGGCTTTCGGGGAATCTGGCCTACAATATGAACACCATGGAGTCCCTAGTTGAGCT TGACATGAGCCAAAATAATCTTGGGGGTGGCCAAAATATTCAATACAATCTTCCAAATAAGAAGCTTGAGAGGCT CAATCTTGCTGGGAACCAGTTTGCTGGAAATGTGCCATACTCAATTTCCACAATGCCTAAACTTAAGTATCT AAACCTTAATCATAACCAATTACAAGGAAATATGACAGATGTCTTTTCCAACCTTCCAAGTTTATCAACACT TGATCTCTCCTTCAATTCTCTTACTGGTGATCTCCCACAAAGTTTCACTTCTCTGTCAAGCCTGAAAACTTT GTATCTGCAGAACAACCAATTTACTGGATCAATCAATGTCCTTGCTAATCTTCCCCTGGATAATTT AAATGTGGGAAACAACCGTTTTACTGGTTGGATTCCTAATGagctaaagaaaataaatagtcTTCA AACCGATGGCAATTCTTGGAGCACAGgtccggcaccaccaccaccaccattcaCAGCACCTCCACCATCACGCAACCGTAAAAAAAGCCCAGGCAGACACTCCAATGGCAGTGGTAGCTCATCAAGTTCTGGTGGAAATTCAGGGTTACGTGCTGGAGCTATAGCAGGAATTATCGTAGCTCTACTGGTCATTGGAGCAGCTGTAGCATTCTTCTTGATAAAGAGAAAACGCAAAGGTACAAGGCAAGAACATGTTGAACAGCGACAGCCTTTCAATTCATACCCTTCCAATGAAGTTAAAG ATGTGAAGCCTATACCAGAATCCACCAAGATAGAGGTGGAGCCTTTGCCTTCCCCTGTGGCCGTTAGTCTAAAACCACCTCCTAAGATTGAGCGCAACCAGTCAtttgatgacgatgatgatgacttTTCAAACAAGCCTGTTGCAAAGAAAAGTAATTCAGCATCAGTAAAAGCAACAGTTTATTCAGTTGCAGACCTACAGATGGCAACAGATAGTTTCAACATGGACAATCTTGTTGGAGAGGGTACTTTTGGACGTGTTTACAGGGCACAATTCAGTGATGGAAAG GTATTAGCTGTCAAGAAACTAAACAGTACTGTGTTGCCAAGCCAATCTTCAGACGATTTCTTTGActtggtgtcaaacatttcaaaGTTGCACCATCCCAATCTCAATGAGCTTGTGGGCTATTGCATGGAGCATGGACAGCACTTGCTAGTTTATGATTTCCACAGAAATGGTTCGCTGCATGATATGCTTCACCTCCCAGATGAATATAGCAAACCACTCAGCTGGAATTCTCGTGTTAAGATTGCGTTAGGTTCTGCACGGGCACTAGA GTATCTTCATGAAATTTGTTCTCCTTCTATTATCCACAAGAACTTCAAGTCATCTAATATCTTGCTGGACACCGAGTTCAATCCTCATGTTTCTGATGCTGGACTTGCCAGCAATGTTCCTGATTCTGAATTCCAG GCTTCAGATCAGGGTTCTGGATATAGTGCCCCTGAAGTTGACATGACTGGGCAGTATACCCTCAAGAGTGATGTTTATAGCTTTGGAGTTGTCATGCTGGAGCTCTTGACAGGCCGCAAACCATTTGACAG CGCTAGACTCCGGACAGAGCAGTCACTTGTCCGGTGGGCAACGCCCCAGCTGCATGACATCGATGCGTTGGACCGGATGGTCGACCCAGCGCTCAAGGGCCTGTACCCTGCCAAATCCCTGTCCCGTTTCGCAGACGTCATTGCACTGTGTGTCCAG CCTGAGCCGGAGTTCAGACCGCCGATGTCTGAGGTGGTGCAAGCACTGGTCCGCCTTGTTCAGAGGGCCAACATGACTAGGAGAATGATCGACGGCGAAGAGGGTTCTCGAAGACCAGATGACCAGGACCAGGAGTTCGTGTAA